In Haemorhous mexicanus isolate bHaeMex1 chromosome 6, bHaeMex1.pri, whole genome shotgun sequence, a single window of DNA contains:
- the SLC25A22 gene encoding mitochondrial glutamate carrier 1, with amino-acid sequence MADKQISLPAKLINGGIAGLIGVTCVFPIDLAKTRLQNQQNGQRMYSSLSDCLIKTIRSEGYFGMYRGAAVNLTLVTPEKAIKLAANDFFRHHLSKDGKKLTLLREMLAGCGAGTCQVIVTTPMEMLKIQLQDAGRIEAQKKLMAAQAQLSSSPAAAAAEPAVERRPTATQITRELLRSKGIAGLYKGLGATLLRDVPFSIVYFPLFANLNKLGQKDPNVKAPFYVSFLSGCVAGSTAAVAVNPCDVIKTRLQSLQRGVNEDTYSGILDCTKKIWQREGPTAFFKGAYCRALVIAPLFGIAQVVYFVGIAEFLLDLLPKRQA; translated from the exons ATGGCTGATAAACAGATCAG TTTACCTGCCAAGCTGATCAATGGAGGGATAGCTGGGCTGATTGGGGTCACCTGTGTATTTCCCATTGACCTGGCAAAAACTCGCCTGCAGAACCAGCAGAATGGTCAACGGATGTACAGCAGCCT GTCTGACTGCCTCATTAAAACAATTCGGTCGGAAGGCTACTTTGGCATGTACAGAG gggctgcagtgaaCCTGACTCTAGTGACACCAGAAAAGGCTATCAAACTGGCAGCCAATGACTTCTTCCGGCATCACCTCTCCAAAGACGG GAAAAAGCTGACACTGCTGAGGGAGATGCTGGCAGGCTGTGGTGCAGGTACCTGCCAGGTGATTGTCACCACTCCCATGGAGATGCTCAAAATCCAGCTGCAGGACGCAGGACGCATTG AGGCACAGAAGAAGCTCATGGCGGCGCAGGcccagctctcctcctcccccgcggcggcggcggccgagcCGGCTGTGGAAAGGCGCCCCACAGCGACCCAGATAACCAGGGAGCTGCTGCGGAGCAAAGGCATCGCCGGACTCTACAAGGGCCTGGGAGCCACGCTGCTAAG GGATGTCCCATTCTCCATTGTTTACTTCCCACTGTTTGCAAATCTGAACAAGCTGGGCCAGAAAGACCCCAATGTCAAGGCTCCGTTCTACGTGTCCTTCCTCTCTGGATGTGTGGCTGGCAGTACGGCTGCAGTGGCTGTCAATCCTTGTGATG tGATCAAAACGCGGCTGCAGTCTTTGCAGAGAGGAGTCAATGAGGACACCTACTCGGGGATCCTGGACTGTACCAA GAAGAtctggcagagggaagggcCCACGGCCTTCTTCAAAGGGGCCTACTGCCGAGCCCTGGTCATTGCTCCTCTCTTCGGCATTGCACAAGTCGTCTACTTCGTGGGCATCGCGGAATTCCTGCTGGACCTGCTCCCCAAGCGCCAGGCCTag
- the IRF7 gene encoding interferon regulatory factor 7 produces the protein MAAPEKEGEAQKLRFGQWLLNAINSGSYRGLRWIDSAHTVFRVPWKHNARKDITSSDLEVFEAWAKVSGRYEEGSENPAKWKTNFRCALSSTHLFKLEQDHSKRADDPHKVFSIVSATLEDSKEGDSGISNPVVDQQAAQQQLQLELHPQDMASAISVPGSTDPTELSILEELLQQCDISPRNLGSLAPSWVPAVGFPAGDTPHQDIVLQPHQDTLLQPYAETSQNSCFPPTTFPQWVPTVEQPTLDTYQPMGLMPPEETAAGAMPPPCHLMEGTVPMQYVAEATSFVPAASPVPQPQLLLDSTDGIVSILDVTIYYRGKEFHREVVGGSRCLLTYQRPSLPGAPCPWHVVHFPSPASLADGKQRRITEELLGIAGLQLEQRAYKVFATRREKCKVFWALSQQLEGVEEPPPNLLCRDQETPIFDFNEFCIDLRDFRNGQRRRSPDFTIYLCFGQAFSRAKPKESKLILVKLVPKFCEYYYEQVLQEGASSLDSHTISLQLSNSFDLMELIEQYNMQLG, from the exons ATGGCAGCGCCGGAGAAGGAGGG GGAAGCCCAGAAGCTGCGGTTCGGACAGTGGCTGCTGAACGCCATCAACAGCGGGAGCTACCGGGGGCTGCGCTGGATCGACTCTGCCCACACCGTCTTCCGCGTCCCCTGGAAGCACAACGCCAGGAAGGACATCACCAGCAGTGACCTGGAGGTCTTCGAG gcCTGGGCAAAGGTCAGTGGGCGGTATGAGGAAGGCTCCGAGAACCCGGCCAAGTGGAAGACCAACTTCcgctgtgccctgagcagcaccCACTTGTTCAAGCTGGAACAGGACCATTCCAAGCGTGCTGATGACCCCCACAAGGTCTTCTCCATTGTCTCAG CCACCCTCGAGGACAGCAAGGAGGGAGATTCTGGCATCTCCAACCCTGTGGTGGACCAGCAGGCAGcacaacagcagctgcag ctggagctccatCCCCAAGACATGGCCTCAGCCATCTCTGTCCCAG GAAGCACCGACCCCACAGAGCTCTCGAttctggaggagctgctgcagcagtgtgaCATCTCTCCCCGCAACCTTGGCTCTCTGGCCCCATCCTGGGTGCCTGCAG TTGGtttccctgctggggacactcccCACCAGGACATCGTGCTCCAGCCTCACCAGGACACTTTGCTCCAGCCTTATGCAGAGACCAGCCAAAACAGCTGCTTCCCTCCCACGACATTTCCACAATGGGTGCCCACGGTGGAGCAGCCCACCTTGGACACCTATCAACCAATGGGCCTCATGCCACCAGAGGAGACAG ctgcaggggcCATGCCACCACCGTGCCACCTGATGGAGGGCACGGTCCCCATGCAGTACGTGGCGGAGGCGACGTCGTTCGTGCCCGCCGCCAGCCCTGTGCcgcagccacagctgctgctggataGCACAG ATGGCATCGTCTCCATCCTGGATGTCACCATCTACTACCGGGGGAAGGAGTTCCACCGGGAGGTGGTGGGGGGCAGCCGCTGCCTGCTGACCTACCAGCGCCCCAGCCTGCCGGGGGCGCCGTGCCCCTGGCACGTGGTGCACTTCCCCAGCCCCGCCAGCCTGGCCGACGGCAAGCAGCGGCGCATCaccgaggagctgctgggcatcgcggggctgcagctggagcaacGCGCCTACAAGGTCTTTGCCACCCGCCGGGAGAAGTGCAAGGTGTTCTGGGCCTTGTCCCAGCAGCTCGAGGGGGTCGAGGAGCCCCCACCCAATCTGCTATGCCGGGACCAGGAAACGCCCATCTTTGACTTCAATGAGTTTTGCATAG ATCTGAGGGACTTCCGCAACGGCCAAAGGCGGCGATCCCCTGACTTCACCATCTACCTCTGCTTTGGGCAGGCCTTCTCCAGGGCCAAGCCTAAGGAGTCCAAGCTCATCCTGGTCAAG ctggtgccCAAGTTCTGTGAGTACTACTACgagcaggtgctgcaggagggagcctCCTCCCTGGACAGCCACACCATCAGCCTCCAGCTCTCCAACTCCTTTGACCTCATGGAGCTCATCGAGCAGTACAACatgcagctgggctga